One window from the genome of Brevibacillus antibioticus encodes:
- a CDS encoding glycoside hydrolase family 73 protein: MSTNKQKRINDILPVARALQSQYGIPASVTIAQAIQESGWMTSTLASVYNNWFGEKAGSSWRGNKVKMPTSEYVNGEYIKVEANFRAYTSMEDAIKGRGELLSSSRYQKQVTGSNSVEEYVRGLKRAGYATDPDYDKNLMGIIRSNNLTQYDTPGVYKGSGTWKPTDPIDTGNIKPRPRPKPDTGGGSSPVAAGELNALSHIVRVIALLVVVIFTLLFVLKTLDVSPSSLIPAGRALKGVKA; this comes from the coding sequence GGAATCCCCGCATCTGTCACCATAGCGCAAGCAATTCAAGAGTCGGGGTGGATGACATCCACCCTTGCCTCTGTTTACAACAACTGGTTCGGCGAAAAGGCTGGTTCTTCGTGGCGGGGAAACAAGGTCAAAATGCCGACCAGTGAATACGTCAATGGGGAATACATCAAAGTGGAAGCGAACTTCCGCGCCTACACGAGCATGGAAGATGCGATAAAGGGACGTGGGGAACTACTTTCCTCGTCCCGTTATCAAAAACAGGTTACCGGGTCAAACAGTGTGGAGGAATATGTGCGCGGTCTAAAGCGTGCAGGATATGCCACTGACCCCGACTATGACAAAAACCTAATGGGGATTATCCGGTCAAACAATCTCACCCAATACGACACACCAGGAGTCTACAAAGGGTCGGGTACATGGAAACCGACTGACCCGATTGACACCGGGAATATCAAACCAAGACCGCGACCAAAACCGGATACAGGGGGAGGAAGTTCCCCTGTTGCTGCTGGTGAACTCAACGCGCTCAGTCATATCGTTCGTGTGATTGCTCTGCTCGTTGTGGTGATCTTTACTCTGTTGTTTGTACTCAAAACGTTGGACGTTTCCCCTAGCTCTCTTATCCCCGCTGGACGTGCATTGAAAGGAGTGAAAGCATGA